The nucleotide sequence TCTCCATATTTAGAACAGTGTTCTTGTCGGATTCCGTCACTCTCCATCTCTCTTCCATCATCTGTCACTTTCCATGTTTTCTACGCAACAAGAAaccataaaaaaacaattaactaAAACCTCAGTTGAATTTTCATTGTGcgacaaaataataaaatcccAATTAGTAAATGGATCCAAGAACATGGAAACAAATgtgaaaaaggaaataaaaacaTCATGCGTGGGCTGAAAATCACCACACGAGAACCAAATTTTGGCAATCTATAACATTTACTTTACAAAATTGGtctaaaagataataaatacACAAACTGACTGACCAATCATATAgttttatgtatatgtattttaagaaaCTTAAACCGTGTAAAGAGCATAGATACACAAACTTCTTGACCAATCAAATAGTATTAAAACATTACAAGGTGAAATCATAATAAAGACACATATTGACTGACCAATCAGATagtactattttaaaaaatattaaacggTAAAAAAGgtaataaatagagaaataaataactaaacgGAAGTGggattattataaaaataagtatTGTGAGGAAGAAAGctcagtgacaaaaaaaaaaaaagtgaggaAGAAAGCTATGGTGTTTTACTGtagttttataacaaaataaaaagattatagtttttttttttaattcttttctcAGAGCAGGTGTGGATTTTGAGGTTCTCTATAAAGTAAAGTAAGAAAACATCTAATCAAAATGTCCCAAGAATCTGTTCagacacaagaagaagaagaaataaagtCAGTGGAGGAACAATGGCGTTTGTCCGAAATGCAAGCACTTGAGTTTCTCCCTGAAGCTTCCTCCGACAACAACAACTCAAGAAACTCAGAAACAGAGCTCCGGGAACATCCACCGGAAATGGAAAATAACggtgctcctcctcctcctcctcctccggagCCCAAGAAACCTGAAATTCATGGAGTTGCATTCAAAGAGCTTTTCAGATTCGCAGACGGGTTAGATTACGCGCTGATGGCAATTGGCTCCGTTGGCGCTTTCGTCCACGGCTGCTCTTTGCCTCTGTTCCTCAGATTCTTCGCCGATCTCGTTAACTCCTTTGGCTCTAACGCTAACAACGTCGACAAGATGATGCAAGAAGTCCTCAAGGTACTAACTTTAAAAAACCTCCTCTGTTTCTTCAATCTCTGAAAACACTAATTCAAAAACTTCGGTTTCTTTCTACAGTATGCTCTTTACTTCCTCGTCGTTGGTGCTGCGATCTGGGCTTCCTCCTGGGCAGGTGAAAGACCTAAACTTTATGTTTCTTGATTTATGGTTTTTAAATCCTCTGTTTTTGAAACAGAGATTTCGTGTTGGATGTGGACTGGAGAGAGACAAACCACGAAGATGAGGATTAAGTACTTAGAAGCAGCTTTAAACCAAGACATTCAGTTCTTCGACACTGAGGTTCGAACTTCCGATGTTGTCTCCGCCATCAACACCGACGCAGTTATGGTCCAAGACGCCATTAGCGAGAAggtaaacaaagaaaaaacagagtCTAGTCTATTTACTCTGTTTTTACTCTGTTTTACTCTgtttttactctgttttttactcatctgatctgatcttccgATCTCAGTTAGGGAACTTCATCCATTACATGGCGACTTTTGCGTCCGGATTCATCGTGGGATTCACGGCGGTGTGGCAGCTAGCTTTAGTGACACTCGCGGTGGTTCCGTTGATAGCTGTGATCGGAGGAATCCACACCACAACTCTCTCTAAGCTCTCTAACAAGAGCCAAGAGTCTCTTTCTCAAGCTGGTAACATCGTCGAACAAGTAAGCACACAAATCAAGAATCAAAACCATTCTTACATCTTTGTTATCTTTGTCTGATTCGATTTTGAAATTTCAGACAGTGGTGCAAATCAGAGTAGTAATGGCGTTTGTCGGAGAGACGAGAGCCTCTCAAGCTTACTCATCAGCTTTGAAGACAGCTCAGAGACTTGGTTACAAAACAGGTTTAGCCAAAGGAATGGGACTTGGCGCTACTTACTTCGTCGTCTTCTGTTGCTACGCTCTCTTGCTATGGTACGGTGGCTATCTCGTTCGCCATCGTTTGACCAACGGTGGTCTCGCTATATCCACCATGTTCGCCGTCATGATCGGTGGCTTGTAAGcacccttctctctctctctgttcatTCATCATTTGTTTATTGAGTTCTTGATTGTTGTTTAAAAGGGCATTGGGACAATCAGCACCGAGCATGGCTGCGTTTGCGAAAGCTAAAGTTGCTGCTGCGAAGATCTTTAGAATCATTGATCATAGGCCTACGATAGAGCGTAACAGCGAGTCCGGCGTGGAGCTAGACTCTGTCACGGGCCTAGTCGAGCTTAGAAACGTTGACTTTTCGTATCCGTCGAGACCTGATGTTAAGATCCTTAACGACTTTAACCTCTCTGTCCCCGCCGGGAAGACTATAGCTCTGGTTGGGAGCAGCGGTTCGGGCAAAAGCACGGTCGTTTCGCTTATCGAGAGGTTTTACGACCCGGCATCAGGTGAAAACAGAACGTCCAAGGCCTTGTGTTCTGTTTTGCTGGAGGATTTTTTTGTGTTAACACTGTTTTTATCTTCCTTGCAGGGCAAGTTTTACTAGATGGGCATGACTTGAAGACTCTGAAACTTAAATGGTTAAGGCAACAGATAGGGCTTGTGAGCCAAGAACCAGCATTATTCGCCACTTCTATCAGAGAGAATATACTCTTAGGGCGTCCCGACGCAGATCAAGTTGAGATAGAGGAGGCAGCTCGCGTGGCCAACGCTCATTCCTTTATTATCAAACTACCTGATGGCTTCGACACACAGGTCTGTATGTTCTTTAACATGTGTGTAAATGTTTTGTGTTATGCCGGACTAGGACCAGGCGCTCAACTAGAACCAGATGTCCGTCATAAAGTAGATGTCCAATTCTcttattagtacgatattgtccgcTTATCCTAATATTTTATTTGgtaatttgaaataatgtgtcAGGTAGGGGAGAGAGGACTACAGCTATCAGGTGGGCAGAAACAAAGAATAGCCATAGCAAGAGCCATGTTAAAGAACCCTGCGATACTTCTACTAGATGAGGCGACGAGTGCGTTAGATTCTGAGTCAGAGAAGCTAGTGCAAGAAGCTTTGGATCGTTTCATGATCGGAAGGACGACTCTCATCATTGCTCATCGTCTTTCCACCATACGCAAAGCCGACCTTGTTGCTGTCCTTCAGCAAGGAAGTGTCTCTGAGATTGGAACGCACGACGAGCTTTTTGCCAAGGGGGAGAATGGTGTCTACTCTAAGCTTATCAAAATGCAAGAGGCAGCTCACGAGACCGCTATGAACAATGCAAGAAAGAGTAGTGCAAGGTATATTCAGACTCCATTTTTCTTGCTTTGATATTGATTGTTGAATGGTGATGCTTTCTTTCTTTGTGGTTAGGCATGCGGTTTCGGTTAATTCGGTTATATCGGTTCATtaatttggtttttggttaATTCGGTTTGTTCAAAATCTTGCTGTTTCGATTCTcggttggtttggttttgaaAATTCTGCCAAATTAAACCAATATTTATAGCTTCGGCTAGATttcagtttaaattttttttaaaccttgGTTATTTTCGTTTATTTTTGTTAGGTCGGTTTGTCTTTTGGTCAATCCGGTTAGTTTAGTTCGGGATTtggttaaaattttgaaaaacccGAGCTATCTGACTACCAAACCGATAACtgaaactttttaaaaagtttgcCGAACTGAACCGAACTAATAACCGAATCTGAactgaaaatattaaatattgattcggttcgggtattaATGACAAGCCTAGTGGTTAGTAATGTTTATTCTACATGTTGCAGACAGTCGAGTGCAAGAAACTCTGTGAGCTCACCAATAATGACCCGGAACTCTTCATATGGAAGATCACCGTACTCGCggagactctcagacttctcaacTACTGACTTCACCCTCTCCATTGACGCCTCTTCATACCCTAACTATCGACACGATAAGCTACCCTTCAAGGACCAAGCCAACTCCTTCTTGCGCCTAGCTAAAATGAACTCACCAGAGTGGAAATACGCTCTCCTAGGCTCTATAGGCTCTGTCGTCTGCGGCTCGCTCAGCGCGTTTTTCGCATACGTCCTAAGCGCGGTCCTTAGCATCTACTACAACCCGAACCACGAGTACATGATCAAGCAGATTGGTAAGTACTGTTACCTCTTGATCGGTCTATCCTCAACAGCGCTTATCTTCAACACGCTCCAGCATTCTTTCTGGGACATTGTCGGTGAGAACCTGACCAAGAGGGTCCGTGAGAAGATGTTTACGGCGGTGCTTAAGAACGAGATGGCTTGGTTTGATCAAGAGGAGAATGAGAGTGCAAGAATCTCAGCGAGGTTGGCTCTTGATGCTAATAACGTGAGGTCAGCTATAGGAGATAGAATCTCGGTGATTGTGCAGAACACAGCTTTGATGCTTGTTGCTTGTACTGCTGGTTTTGTTCTGCAATGGAGGCTCGCGTTGGTCTTGGTCGCTGTCTTCCCTGTAGTTGTTGCTGCAACTGTCTTACAGGTTTGTGTTCTTGCATCTCTTATTGTTCTTCTTAGAGAAGTCAACAGTGCTGGCTTAAATGGGACAAACGGTATGACCGTCgcccaatatttttttaaaaaatatatagataaattatttgaaatattataagttAACTAACATGCAATTATATTTAGAGCTTAATATTTAAACAGTGGATTTaggtttataaaaatttataaatgatttaaaagtTAGTTTAGTCTTTTTTACACAAATTTGGGGTGTATggtcataatttaaaaataaatttgaaaagtggtatcaCAAAATTAGAACTCtcccaaaaatatatgtatttttattcaaaaatattaattaaaagatcgaaaatattttatataaataaatattttgttttcaacataaatttatatcataatattattttgaaaaggAACATTTAATAAGAAAGAGTAAATATTAGTTTTAACGTCTGTTTTGTCTTTTGTATAGAAAATGTTCATGACTGGCTTCTCCGGAGACTTGGAAGCAGCGCATGCCAAGGGGACACAGCTCGCTGGTGAAGCCATAGCTAACGTCAGGACAGTCGCTGCCTTCAACTCAGAGGCAAAGATTGTTCGTCTCTACACCGCAAACCTCGAACCACCTTTGAAACGCTGCTTCTGGAAAGGACAGATCGCTGGAATTGGCTACGGTATTGCACAGTTCTGTCTCTACGCATCTTACGCTCTAGGGCTATGGTACGCGTCGTGGCTTGTGAAACACGGCATCTCCGACTTCTCCAAAACCATTAGAGTCTTCATGGTCCTTATGGTCTCAGCCAACGGTGCAGCAGAGACACTCACTTTAGCTCCTGATTTCATCAAAGGTGGTCAGGCTATGCGGTCGGTTTTCGAGCTTCTTGACCGAAAAACCGAAATCGAACCGGATGATCCTGATACCACCCCGGTTCCAGACCGGTTACGCGGCGAGGTGGAGCTGAAACACATTGACTTCTCTTACCCTTCGAGACCAGACATTCAAGTCTTCCGTGACCTAACCCTCCGTGCTAGAGCCGGCAAGACTCTAGCTCTTGTCGGCCCTAGCGGGTGCGGTAAAAGCTCAGTGATCTCCCTTGTACAAAGATTCTACGAGCCGTCCTCAGGGCGGGTCATGATCGACGGCAAAGACATAAGAAAGTACAATCTCAAAGCCCTAAGGAAACACATAGCCATAGTCCCTCAAGAGCCGTGCCTATTCGGAACAACTATTCAAGAAAACATAGCGTACGGACACGAGTGCGCCACCGAGGCAGAGATCATACAAGCCGCAACGTTAGCCAGCGCGCACAAGTTCATATCCGCGTTGCCCGATGGATACAAGACGTACGTAGGCGAGAGAGGCGTTCAGCTCTCGGGAGGGCAGAAGCAGAGGATTGCTATCGCCCGTGCCTTGGTGAGGAAGGCAGAGATCATGCTGCTTGATGAGGCTACTAGTGCTCTTGATGCGGAGTCCGAGAGGTCGGTGCAAGAGGCGTTGGACCAGGCTTGCTCTGGTAGAACGTCGATTGTTGTGGCTCATAGGTTGTCTACGATAAGGAATGCTCACACGATCGCGGTGATTGATGATGGGAAAGTAGCGGAGCAAGGGTCGCATTCTCAGCTGCTTAAGAACTATCCTGATGGAATCTACGCGAGGATGATTCAGTTGCAGAGGTTTACGCATGGTCAGGTCATTGGTATGACGTCAGGGGGGAGTTCTAGGGTTAAGGAAGGTGATGATGCTTAGTACTTTGGTCGtatagaagaagaaagaacagaGTAAAGACAACAAACACTAGGCTATGTTCTGAAAGAAAACTCCACGtgctcatttttttttctttgtaataaGTAATTTTGGGGTTTACCTATTTTTGGAACAACGTTTCAGATTTGATGGTATAGTATTATTATGATGAATCTAATTTTCACCTCTTTAATATCCATTTACCTCTTATCAAATAACAAGCTTTTCTAGTGAAGTGAAGATGGAGATAATTTCGCCAATGCATAGCTCTTACGAAAAAGTTAGCTCTTACGAAAAAGGTAGTAGATATTCCCACAATCTTGTTCGACATAACTTAGTATAATATTATGCATGTGCATTTTGGATATAATACGGATAAGAATCAATTTCGGTCATCTGTTTGAAAAGATAAAGTTTGTATGATCGTTGCAAAATTTTAGACCCGTTGTTTCGCCAAAGCTTCAAGGTCAGCTCTACTAGAATTCACAAAGGACTATTCTCTCTATGGCCTCCATAGCAACACTTTGATTCCCTCCCAAAATATTGCAAGAACAAAAAACACAATGGGAATGGCTTGGGAGAGATACATAAAACACAAATGTATCCTCACCACGAttaggaggaagaggaggaggtggaggtggaGACAACGACGACAAacttcactttaaaaaaaaaaaaagacgatgACGACAAAGAGGAAGAGAAACTTTAAAGAAAACTCACTCAGTATAATTAGCCTACTTGGGCGGTTTCGATGACTGAAGAGAGGCCCATCTTAAAAGCAAGGGCTTACATAGGCTCATCCTTTATCAACTTGGCCTCATCGCATGTTACAAcacatattattttctttttaacgcGTCGCCTTTAGCCCAAATAAActgtagcaaaaaaaaaaaatagacgcAGTTTGCTTCTGCCTGAAAATGAGAGATACGATTTTTAGCTTTGCCAATCCTGGCACTATAATACGAGTACCTGCTGTCTGCTGAGTCTCTTACTACCAATCCtgatattataaaaatgtattatgcAAGAAAAAGGAATAATTACTAATCTATTAatgaccaaataaaaaaaaaattaaaattgctGGAATCGTATCAagatacaaataatattttttttaaactacgaCAAGTATGTCatcacatttatatatttttaaccttGAACTCCAAATTTCAGAATACAAACACAAATTAATTCAGTCTGACTTTTGTTGTATTGTTAATAGTTaactttgtgaaaaaaaaattgtaaaaaattatgaagtaGACAAGTTTAGATACTAGAGAAGAAtgttactaatcaaaatttatatctcatgttaaaataatatgtgtCTACCTCAGACATTACGTCATTTATAGGATCACAtgaaaaaaatttcaacaaaaTAGTAAATATGATGTTGACAAAATGGACCGGTAAAGGAGGAACGGAGCGCAATTACGCAACTCTTTGAGACATTTTTCACGTTCTTATCTTTTTACTGttgattcaattaaaaaaaaaagagtctttTACTGTTATTCAGTTGAAAGAAAACCATATTAACTTACTTTTACTCACGGAACTGAATAAATCAATGTGACACTTCCGCATGTTTCTGCCTCTATCACGCAGCCCATGTTTTTTATTAGATAGGCAGTTACTTCCATCATTCCATGGAGGTGAGTTACAAATCCAAATGGTTTAATCTAACTCAATAATTGCTCTGCGAAGAACCAAACTTATTTTGttttcctaaaaaaaatatgtagaaaTTGAAACATGAACTATATATGCTATATTAGTGCTGTACGAATTGAGTGAAGTAATATATACGCATTTGTTAGGTGAAACGAAtagtatattaaaatagaacATGGAGATTACATTCTTAAtggaaaatatatacattttcttTGAAATGTGCACATAAATAGATTATGCACATTCTTTTGGGTAATTTACTAATATATGGCACCACGTTACACACacatctaaaattattttatgtactaTAGtaccaaatatataaatagatcAAACTACTTGACAAATTACAGGTTTACAACCATGTGCGATTGTTTCTTCTTGTACTTTTGAAATATAGATTTGATCGTCTTGTTATTAAAATGAACTAGCATCCAAAATACCAGTCATATAATTTAAAGATAGTGAACAAATTTACACTGAATACcccatataatttatataaaactatttaatttcttttacaGAGTTTATAAAGATATGAATCTCAAGAAATATATATCCCTAAAACCATATAGTTTATTCTTAAACaactgtaaaaatatttttggaaaatttggTTCGTTTGACAATATTAAAATAcctcaaaaataatatatggctgtttaaaatttctaaataatagaaaacataaaagagGAGAGCAGAGGATGATCCATCAGCTTCAGTGGTGGCTTCAGGTAGAATAAGACAAGACAATGCAATGTGAAGAATCAATAACTTTATCCAATACCATTTATCATAATATAATAGATCATCtatctctttattttctttagaaCTTCTACCGGAAATAGAATACTCAAAAATGATGTGATCAAAAAGTTTGGTTCAATCAATACGTCATAGTTGACAGTATTATCATGgcacataatttttaatttagcaAATTCGAGTTTTTAATTGTGGGCTTCATGAAATATCGCTGAAAGGTTTCAGTTTacagaaagagtttgagatttaTTGCCTCAACCCTTTAAATTTTCGTGTGAAAGATGTCCCAAACATAAAGTTCACATTTATTTGAAAAGGAAAGAGTTGTAAGTTCAATTTTActtctattttcttttgttttaaacaTGTCAGATTTGTACTTCCGTACTTCGTAAATTAGTTAATACATACTTTCATACCATGTTTTATATATGCGAAttatgaaaacataaaacaaattcaaattGCTGCATCAACGtctattattttagttattacttAGTGTGTGAATTGTGTAACGATCTAATGTATAgttgtatattatattttggttaaatcATTTCTCTTCATTTGCGTGCTTTCTTGTCTAACCATCTGGTTAATTTCGAATCTCTCAATCATTATCGCATCAGCAGTTAatggctcttttttttttaccttaaaCTGAATAAGATTCGGCTAATCTTAGACTAGTCATCAAGTAGTCAAAGCTGAGAAATGACATCCTTTTGTTTTCAAAAGCAACATAGTACATGATGAATTAATTAAATGTTATctgtaaaaatatgttttattcagAAACTAGGTGCCTTCGTGTCTCGTACCATCACTTGTGTCAAGCCGGCGTCAAACGCCCACTGTCCCTGACCTCAGACCATAACAAATACACAATAGTATATCATATATGCGTTAGCACATGAATAATCATGTAACATCAAACCATacaatattcaataaaattatgtatcaaatataataacaataacCTCCACGCCCAAaccgactcctctcttctctatAAATACACATATTTGCTTCTACTTCCTCTCGTTCAAACATTTCTTCAGCCTTGaattacaatattataaaaaataaaaattatcctTATTATCTTCAACCAAGAATGGGAGAGAAACAAGAAGGTGCCAAAGTTGAACAAGAGAAGAAGGCAGCCGCCGTAGTAGCCTCTACTGAGACGACCGACAACAAGCCAAAGAGTGGCGGCGGCGGAGATTCAGCTGCAGCCCCGGTTGCAGCCGCTCCCTCCCCCTTTGTTTACAAAGTGGATATGCACTGCGAAGGCTGCGCCAAGAAAATCAAGCGAATGGTGAAGCACTTTGAGGGAGTCAAAGATGTGACGGCGGATATGGGTGGGAACAAGCTCACGGTGGTCGGGAAGATCGATCCGGTGAAACTCCGGGAGAAGTTAGAGGAGAGAATGAAGAGAAAGGTGGTACTCACCAACCCACCACCACTACCGTCCAAAGTAGACGCACCTGCAGCCCCCGCCGCCGCTGGAGAGAAGAAATCCGACGGTGTTGATAAGGCGGCGGCTCCTAGTCCTCCTACTCCGGCCGCTCCCAAAGAGGTATAGACTTAAATTCAATAAGGACAAGAGACAACTATGCTTTTGTattttaccaaataaaaaactattaagttaaaaaaaaaactatatggtTTTGCTAACTTAAAATGGTTATTTTTTACAGTagctattacaaaaaaaaaaagattaggcagcaaaaaaataaattataaccaAGTTTAGTTGTCTAACAAAGTAGGAGTATGAATAACTGATTTGgctttaaattgtttttgttcAGAGCTCAGTGGCTTTAAAGATCAGACTACATTGTGAGGGATGTATTcagaaaatcaagaaaataatattgaaaATCAAAGGTATGGAGGTTAAAAAACAAACGAAGTTAGAAGTTAACTTTTTTCTTTCCCTCAGGTTAAAACCCAAAAGCCATTTTAATTATGCTAATtagttaatgtttattaatatgaaaTAGGGGTCGAGACAGTGGCTATAGATGCAGCCAGAGACATGGTAACAGTGAAGGGAACGATGGACGTCAAAGAACTAGTGCCTCTCCTCACTAAAAAACTCAAAAGAACCGTCGAGCCTATTCTTCCGGCAAAAAAAGACGACGGAGCCGCCGAGAAAAATAAGTCAGAAGCCGCTCCTCCCGTCGCAAAGAAAGAAGATCCGGCTGGTGGTGTTACTGAGGCAAAGAAAGAAGGAAGTGAAGCcggagagaaaaagaaagaaggtgGAGACGGcggagagaagaaaaaagaggcCGGAAACGGcggagagaagaaaaaagaggcCGGAGACGGCGAGAAGAAGGAAGGTGCCGGCGGCGGAGGAGGTGCGCCGGTGGCTACGGTGAATAAGATGGATTATTATGGATACTCGCATCCTACGGTTCCAATGTATTGGCAAGAAGGACACGTGTACGGCCAGAGTTATTCGACAGAGGGTCAGACTTATCCGATAGGGGGTCAGAGTTATCCAGGTTCAGGATATAACCACGCAAGCGGAAGCTACGTGCCTTACTCGCATCCAAACATGAACGCGGCTCCTGGAATGTTCAGCGACGAGAACCCCAACGGTTGCTCCGTCATGTAACCATGGgattaaattgtaaatatataaaactttaaGGGTCGGAACTTAAAATGTGAAACATTCACGAATGGTAACTTTGGATAAAGTTTAGAAACTGATATGGAGCCAACGGGTTCTTACGTGTAGCCGGTATTGTTCCTTTGTTAGTTTAGtttctttcaaatatttaaataattagttGTTTCACTTACTTTAATTGTAGTGTCAGCagacaataaacaaaaatgtaaaatgatgaaaataacataataaGTAAACTTTCAAGAATGGATTATTTTGGTAGATTTATCATTGTTCTTCACGTTTGGCTACGAATCTTTTTGTTTTCCACTAGGAAATCAttttggttgattgacttatgTAGAAAGATGATTCAAATTCAAATGATTATATTTGTACGAA is from Brassica napus cultivar Da-Ae chromosome A4, Da-Ae, whole genome shotgun sequence and encodes:
- the LOC125608321 gene encoding ABC transporter B family member 1-like, translated to MSQESVQTQEEEEIKSVEEQWRLSEMQALEFLPEASSDNNNSRNSETELREHPPEMENNGAPPPPPPPEPKKPEIHGVAFKELFRFADGLDYALMAIGSVGAFVHGCSLPLFLRFFADLVNSFGSNANNVDKMMQEVLKYALYFLVVGAAIWASSWAEISCWMWTGERQTTKMRIKYLEAALNQDIQFFDTEVRTSDVVSAINTDAVMVQDAISEKLGNFIHYMATFASGFIVGFTAVWQLALVTLAVVPLIAVIGGIHTTTLSKLSNKSQESLSQAGNIVEQTVVQIRVVMAFVGETRASQAYSSALKTAQRLGYKTGLAKGMGLGATYFVVFCCYALLLWYGGYLVRHRLTNGGLAISTMFAVMIGGLALGQSAPSMAAFAKAKVAAAKIFRIIDHRPTIERNSESGVELDSVTGLVELRNVDFSYPSRPDVKILNDFNLSVPAGKTIALVGSSGSGKSTVVSLIERFYDPASGQVLLDGHDLKTLKLKWLRQQIGLVSQEPALFATSIRENILLGRPDADQVEIEEAARVANAHSFIIKLPDGFDTQVGERGLQLSGGQKQRIAIARAMLKNPAILLLDEATSALDSESEKLVQEALDRFMIGRTTLIIAHRLSTIRKADLVAVLQQGSVSEIGTHDELFAKGENGVYSKLIKMQEAAHETAMNNARKSSARQSSARNSVSSPIMTRNSSYGRSPYSRRLSDFSTTDFTLSIDASSYPNYRHDKLPFKDQANSFLRLAKMNSPEWKYALLGSIGSVVCGSLSAFFAYVLSAVLSIYYNPNHEYMIKQIGKYCYLLIGLSSTALIFNTLQHSFWDIVGENLTKRVREKMFTAVLKNEMAWFDQEENESARISARLALDANNVRSAIGDRISVIVQNTALMLVACTAGFVLQWRLALVLVAVFPVVVAATVLQKMFMTGFSGDLEAAHAKGTQLAGEAIANVRTVAAFNSEAKIVRLYTANLEPPLKRCFWKGQIAGIGYGIAQFCLYASYALGLWYASWLVKHGISDFSKTIRVFMVLMVSANGAAETLTLAPDFIKGGQAMRSVFELLDRKTEIEPDDPDTTPVPDRLRGEVELKHIDFSYPSRPDIQVFRDLTLRARAGKTLALVGPSGCGKSSVISLVQRFYEPSSGRVMIDGKDIRKYNLKALRKHIAIVPQEPCLFGTTIQENIAYGHECATEAEIIQAATLASAHKFISALPDGYKTYVGERGVQLSGGQKQRIAIARALVRKAEIMLLDEATSALDAESERSVQEALDQACSGRTSIVVAHRLSTIRNAHTIAVIDDGKVAEQGSHSQLLKNYPDGIYARMIQLQRFTHGQVIGMTSGGSSRVKEGDDA
- the LOC106391496 gene encoding heavy metal-associated isoprenylated plant protein 5 isoform X2, with product MGEKQEGAKVEQEKKAAAVVASTETTDNKPKSGGGGDSAAAPVAAAPSPFVYKVDMHCEGCAKKIKRMVKHFEGVKDVTADMGGNKLTVVGKIDPVKLREKLEERMKRKVVLTNPPPLPSKVDAPAAPAAAGEKKSDGVDKAAAPSPPTPAAPKESSVALKIRLHCEGCIQKIKKIILKIKGVETVAIDAARDMVTVKGTMDVKELVPLLTKKLKRTVEPILPAKKDDGAAEKNKSEAAPPVAKKEDPAGGVTEAKKEGSEAGEKKKEGGDGGEKKKEAGDGEKKEGAGGGGGAPVATVNKMDYYGYSHPTVPMYWQEGHVYGQSYSTEGQTYPIGGQSYPGSGYNHASGSYVPYSHPNMNAAPGMFSDENPNGCSVM
- the LOC106391496 gene encoding heavy metal-associated isoprenylated plant protein 5 isoform X1, with product MGEKQEGAKVEQEKKAAAVVASTETTDNKPKSGGGGDSAAAPVAAAPSPFVYKVDMHCEGCAKKIKRMVKHFEGVKDVTADMGGNKLTVVGKIDPVKLREKLEERMKRKVVLTNPPPLPSKVDAPAAPAAAGEKKSDGVDKAAAPSPPTPAAPKESSVALKIRLHCEGCIQKIKKIILKIKGVETVAIDAARDMVTVKGTMDVKELVPLLTKKLKRTVEPILPAKKDDGAAEKNKSEAAPPVAKKEDPAGGVTEAKKEGSEAGEKKKEGGDGGEKKKEAGNGGEKKKEAGDGEKKEGAGGGGGAPVATVNKMDYYGYSHPTVPMYWQEGHVYGQSYSTEGQTYPIGGQSYPGSGYNHASGSYVPYSHPNMNAAPGMFSDENPNGCSVM